A region from the Canis lupus familiaris isolate Mischka breed German Shepherd chromosome 3, alternate assembly UU_Cfam_GSD_1.0, whole genome shotgun sequence genome encodes:
- the DOK7 gene encoding protein Dok-7 isoform X6, with the protein MTEAALVEGQVKLRDGKKWKTRWLVLRKPSPVADCLLMLAYKDKSERAKGLRERSSLTLEDICGLEPGLPYEGLAHTLAIICLSQAVMLGFDSREAMCAWDARIRYALGEVHRFHVTVAPGTKLESGPATLHLCNDVLVVARDIPPAVMGQWKLSDLRRYGAVPNGFIFEGGTRCGYWAGVFFLSSAEGEQISFLFDCIVRGISPTKGPFGLRPVLPDPSPGGPAAAEERVAQEALEALRLEKRLSLLSHAGRLGSGGDDRSLSSSSSEASHSDVSAGGRLTAWPEPSSSSASTSQEGPGLAAAQASAETVPGTSRPPPKPLRPRQLQEVGRQSSSDSGIATGSHSSYSGSFSSCAGSSLDVWRAGDEFGSLLSLPPAAGGCEPSLCACPPGTAEYQVPTALRHHYDTPRSLRQAPGDQTSAVQGSLDDGGAGDSGGQMSAGCPSGCLGARRRGQVAEGPGSEAPVETWEAGSPHAGPPPAFFSTCPACGGLKGAAASPPGLLMTHSGSPGRGGAGAPGPGRPSSEAPPYLNIPVSPSSKTQLLYLGLELQGAGAGIRGAGASRYAQIDIAATEAAHRVGAQHAQTREQRLPELEQRRKGPPR; encoded by the exons ACTGCCTGCTGATGCTGGCCTACAAGGACAAGTCGGAGCGAGCCAAGGGCCTCAGGGAGCGCAGCAGCCTGACGCTGGAGGACATCTGTGGCCTGGAGCCCGGCCTGCCCTACGAAGGCCTGGCCCACACGCTGGCCATCATCTGCCTGTCCCAGGCTGTCATGCTGGGCTTCGATAGCCGTGAGGCCATGTGCGCCTGGGATGCCCGGATCCGCTACGCGCTCGGCGAGG tGCACAGGTTCCACGTGACAGTGGCGCCTGGCACCAAACTGGAAAGCGGCCCTGCCACGCTTCACCTCTGCAACGATGTCCTTGTCGTGGCCAGGGACATCCCTCCAGCTGTCATGGGGCAGTGGAAGCTGTCCGACCTCCGGCGCTATGGGGCTGTGCCCAATGGATTCATCTTTGAAGGCGGGACCAGGTGTGGGTACT GGGCCGGAGTCTTCTTCCTGTCCTCGGCCGAGGGAGAGCAGATCAGCTTCCTGTTCGACTGCATTGTCCGCGGCATCTCCCCGACCAAGGGCCCCTTCGGGCTGCGGCCGGTTCTCCCAG ACCCGAGCCCCGGGGGTCCTGCCGCTGCAGAGGAACGTGTGGCCCAGGAGGCCCTGGAGGCCCTGAGGCTGGAGAAGCGGCTCAGCCTCCTGTCGCACGCCGGTCGTCTGGGTAGCGGag GGGATGACCGCAGCCTGTCCAGCTCTTCCTCAGAGGCCAGCCACTCGGATGTCAGCGCCGGCGGCCGCCTCACCGCATGGCCAGAGCCTTCCTCGTCCTCGGCCAGCACGTCGCAGGAGGGTCCAGGGCTGGCCGCCGCCCAGGCCTCTGCGGAGACCGTGCCGGGCACCTCCAGGCCGCCCCCCAAGCCGCTGCGGCCTCGGCAGCTGCAGGAGGTCGGCCGCCAGAGCTCATCGGACAGCGGCATCGCCACGGGCAGCCACTCCTCGTACTCGGGCAGCTTCTCCTCCTGCGCCGGCAGCAGCCTGGACGTGTGGCGCGCGGGCGACGAgttcggctccctgctcagcctgccgCCTGCGGCCGGGGGGTGCGAGCCCAGCCTGTGCGCCTGCCCGCCGGGGACAGCCGAGTACCAGGTGCCCACGGCCCTGCGGCACCATTATGACACGCCGCGCAGCCTGCGCCAGGCCCCCGGGGACCAGACCTCGGCTGTGCAGGGCAGCCTGGACGATGGTGGGGCCGGGGACTCGGGTGGCCAGATGTCCGCGGGGTGTCCCTCCGGCTGCCTGGGCGCGAGGCGGCGGGGACAGGTGGCGGAGGGCCCGGGCAGCGAGGCCCCTGTCGAGACCTGGGAGGCAGGCAGCCCCCATGCAGGGcctcctccagctttcttttccacCTGTCCGGCCTGTGGAGGACTCAAG GGAGCAGCTGCCTCACCCCCCGGCCTTCTGATGACACACTCAGGTAG ccctggcaggggcggggcag GAGCCCCGGGGCCCGGGAGACCGAGCAGCGAGGCGCCCCCCTACCTGAACATCCCCGTCAGCCCCTCCTCCAAAACGCAGCTGCTGTACCTGGGCCTGGAGCTCCAGGGGGCCGGCGCCGGGATCCGAG GGGCCGGGGCCTCCCGCTACGCACAGATCGACATCGCGGCCACCGAGGCAGCCCACAGGGTGGGGGCCCAGCACGCACAGACCCGGGAGCAGCGGCTGCCCGAgctggagcagaggaggaaggggcccCCGCGGTGA
- the DOK7 gene encoding protein Dok-7 isoform X4, whose amino-acid sequence MTEAALVEGQVKLRDGKKWKTRWLVLRKPSPVADCLLMLAYKDKSERAKGLRERSSLTLEDICGLEPGLPYEGLAHTLAIICLSQAVMLGFDSREAMCAWDARIRYALGEGTSLQLSWGSGSCPTSGAMGLCPMDSSLKAGPGAGVFFLSSAEGEQISFLFDCIVRGISPTKGPFGLRPVLPDPSPGGPAAAEERVAQEALEALRLEKRLSLLSHAGRLGSGGDDRSLSSSSSEASHSDVSAGGRLTAWPEPSSSSASTSQEGPGLAAAQASAETVPGTSRPPPKPLRPRQLQEVGRQSSSDSGIATGSHSSYSGSFSSCAGSSLDVWRAGDEFGSLLSLPPAAGGCEPSLCACPPGTAEYQVPTALRHHYDTPRSLRQAPGDQTSAVQGSLDDGGAGDSGGQMSAGCPSGCLGARRRGQVAEGPGSEAPVETWEAGSPHAGPPPAFFSTCPACGGLKVNPPP is encoded by the exons ACTGCCTGCTGATGCTGGCCTACAAGGACAAGTCGGAGCGAGCCAAGGGCCTCAGGGAGCGCAGCAGCCTGACGCTGGAGGACATCTGTGGCCTGGAGCCCGGCCTGCCCTACGAAGGCCTGGCCCACACGCTGGCCATCATCTGCCTGTCCCAGGCTGTCATGCTGGGCTTCGATAGCCGTGAGGCCATGTGCGCCTGGGATGCCCGGATCCGCTACGCGCTCGGCGAGG GGACATCCCTCCAGCTGTCATGGGGCAGTGGAAGCTGTCCGACCTCCGGCGCTATGGGGCTGTGCCCAATGGATTCATCTTTGAAGGCGGGACCAG GGGCCGGAGTCTTCTTCCTGTCCTCGGCCGAGGGAGAGCAGATCAGCTTCCTGTTCGACTGCATTGTCCGCGGCATCTCCCCGACCAAGGGCCCCTTCGGGCTGCGGCCGGTTCTCCCAG ACCCGAGCCCCGGGGGTCCTGCCGCTGCAGAGGAACGTGTGGCCCAGGAGGCCCTGGAGGCCCTGAGGCTGGAGAAGCGGCTCAGCCTCCTGTCGCACGCCGGTCGTCTGGGTAGCGGag GGGATGACCGCAGCCTGTCCAGCTCTTCCTCAGAGGCCAGCCACTCGGATGTCAGCGCCGGCGGCCGCCTCACCGCATGGCCAGAGCCTTCCTCGTCCTCGGCCAGCACGTCGCAGGAGGGTCCAGGGCTGGCCGCCGCCCAGGCCTCTGCGGAGACCGTGCCGGGCACCTCCAGGCCGCCCCCCAAGCCGCTGCGGCCTCGGCAGCTGCAGGAGGTCGGCCGCCAGAGCTCATCGGACAGCGGCATCGCCACGGGCAGCCACTCCTCGTACTCGGGCAGCTTCTCCTCCTGCGCCGGCAGCAGCCTGGACGTGTGGCGCGCGGGCGACGAgttcggctccctgctcagcctgccgCCTGCGGCCGGGGGGTGCGAGCCCAGCCTGTGCGCCTGCCCGCCGGGGACAGCCGAGTACCAGGTGCCCACGGCCCTGCGGCACCATTATGACACGCCGCGCAGCCTGCGCCAGGCCCCCGGGGACCAGACCTCGGCTGTGCAGGGCAGCCTGGACGATGGTGGGGCCGGGGACTCGGGTGGCCAGATGTCCGCGGGGTGTCCCTCCGGCTGCCTGGGCGCGAGGCGGCGGGGACAGGTGGCGGAGGGCCCGGGCAGCGAGGCCCCTGTCGAGACCTGGGAGGCAGGCAGCCCCCATGCAGGGcctcctccagctttcttttccacCTGTCCGGCCTGTGGAGGACTCAAGGTAAACCCCCCTCCCTGA
- the DOK7 gene encoding protein Dok-7 isoform X5 has translation MGQWKLSDLRRYGAVPNGFIFEGGTRCGYWAGVFFLSSAEGEQISFLFDCIVRGISPTKGPFGLRPVLPDPSPGGPAAAEERVAQEALEALRLEKRLSLLSHAGRLGSGGDDRSLSSSSSEASHSDVSAGGRLTAWPEPSSSSASTSQEGPGLAAAQASAETVPGTSRPPPKPLRPRQLQEVGRQSSSDSGIATGSHSSYSGSFSSCAGSSLDVWRAGDEFGSLLSLPPAAGGCEPSLCACPPGTAEYQVPTALRHHYDTPRSLRQAPGDQTSAVQGSLDDGGAGDSGGQMSAGCPSGCLGARRRGQVAEGPGSEAPVETWEAGSPHAGPPPAFFSTCPACGGLKVNPPP, from the exons ATGGGGCAGTGGAAGCTGTCCGACCTCCGGCGCTATGGGGCTGTGCCCAATGGATTCATCTTTGAAGGCGGGACCAGGTGTGGGTACT GGGCCGGAGTCTTCTTCCTGTCCTCGGCCGAGGGAGAGCAGATCAGCTTCCTGTTCGACTGCATTGTCCGCGGCATCTCCCCGACCAAGGGCCCCTTCGGGCTGCGGCCGGTTCTCCCAG ACCCGAGCCCCGGGGGTCCTGCCGCTGCAGAGGAACGTGTGGCCCAGGAGGCCCTGGAGGCCCTGAGGCTGGAGAAGCGGCTCAGCCTCCTGTCGCACGCCGGTCGTCTGGGTAGCGGag GGGATGACCGCAGCCTGTCCAGCTCTTCCTCAGAGGCCAGCCACTCGGATGTCAGCGCCGGCGGCCGCCTCACCGCATGGCCAGAGCCTTCCTCGTCCTCGGCCAGCACGTCGCAGGAGGGTCCAGGGCTGGCCGCCGCCCAGGCCTCTGCGGAGACCGTGCCGGGCACCTCCAGGCCGCCCCCCAAGCCGCTGCGGCCTCGGCAGCTGCAGGAGGTCGGCCGCCAGAGCTCATCGGACAGCGGCATCGCCACGGGCAGCCACTCCTCGTACTCGGGCAGCTTCTCCTCCTGCGCCGGCAGCAGCCTGGACGTGTGGCGCGCGGGCGACGAgttcggctccctgctcagcctgccgCCTGCGGCCGGGGGGTGCGAGCCCAGCCTGTGCGCCTGCCCGCCGGGGACAGCCGAGTACCAGGTGCCCACGGCCCTGCGGCACCATTATGACACGCCGCGCAGCCTGCGCCAGGCCCCCGGGGACCAGACCTCGGCTGTGCAGGGCAGCCTGGACGATGGTGGGGCCGGGGACTCGGGTGGCCAGATGTCCGCGGGGTGTCCCTCCGGCTGCCTGGGCGCGAGGCGGCGGGGACAGGTGGCGGAGGGCCCGGGCAGCGAGGCCCCTGTCGAGACCTGGGAGGCAGGCAGCCCCCATGCAGGGcctcctccagctttcttttccacCTGTCCGGCCTGTGGAGGACTCAAGGTAAACCCCCCTCCCTGA
- the DOK7 gene encoding protein Dok-7 isoform X1 translates to MTEAALVEGQVKLRDGKKWKTRWLVLRKPSPVADCLLMLAYKDKSERAKGLRERSSLTLEDICGLEPGLPYEGLAHTLAIICLSQAVMLGFDSREAMCAWDARIRYALGEGTSLQLSWGSGSCPTSGAMGLCPMDSSLKAGPGVGTGSLRVPAFSIWWPLGPFCSGPAPWMLGPGRHGVWPPSAGAGVFFLSSAEGEQISFLFDCIVRGISPTKGPFGLRPVLPDPSPGGPAAAEERVAQEALEALRLEKRLSLLSHAGRLGSGGDDRSLSSSSSEASHSDVSAGGRLTAWPEPSSSSASTSQEGPGLAAAQASAETVPGTSRPPPKPLRPRQLQEVGRQSSSDSGIATGSHSSYSGSFSSCAGSSLDVWRAGDEFGSLLSLPPAAGGCEPSLCACPPGTAEYQVPTALRHHYDTPRSLRQAPGDQTSAVQGSLDDGGAGDSGGQMSAGCPSGCLGARRRGQVAEGPGSEAPVETWEAGSPHAGPPPAFFSTCPACGGLKVNPPP, encoded by the exons ACTGCCTGCTGATGCTGGCCTACAAGGACAAGTCGGAGCGAGCCAAGGGCCTCAGGGAGCGCAGCAGCCTGACGCTGGAGGACATCTGTGGCCTGGAGCCCGGCCTGCCCTACGAAGGCCTGGCCCACACGCTGGCCATCATCTGCCTGTCCCAGGCTGTCATGCTGGGCTTCGATAGCCGTGAGGCCATGTGCGCCTGGGATGCCCGGATCCGCTACGCGCTCGGCGAGG GGACATCCCTCCAGCTGTCATGGGGCAGTGGAAGCTGTCCGACCTCCGGCGCTATGGGGCTGTGCCCAATGGATTCATCTTTGAAGGCGGGACCAGGTGTGGGTACT GGTTCGCTCCGGGTTCCCGCGTTCTCCATCTGGTGGCCCCTGGGCCCATTCTGCAGCGGTCCCGCCCCGTGGATGCTGGGGCCGGGCCGACACGGGGTCTGGCCTCCCTCTGCAGGGGCCGGAGTCTTCTTCCTGTCCTCGGCCGAGGGAGAGCAGATCAGCTTCCTGTTCGACTGCATTGTCCGCGGCATCTCCCCGACCAAGGGCCCCTTCGGGCTGCGGCCGGTTCTCCCAG ACCCGAGCCCCGGGGGTCCTGCCGCTGCAGAGGAACGTGTGGCCCAGGAGGCCCTGGAGGCCCTGAGGCTGGAGAAGCGGCTCAGCCTCCTGTCGCACGCCGGTCGTCTGGGTAGCGGag GGGATGACCGCAGCCTGTCCAGCTCTTCCTCAGAGGCCAGCCACTCGGATGTCAGCGCCGGCGGCCGCCTCACCGCATGGCCAGAGCCTTCCTCGTCCTCGGCCAGCACGTCGCAGGAGGGTCCAGGGCTGGCCGCCGCCCAGGCCTCTGCGGAGACCGTGCCGGGCACCTCCAGGCCGCCCCCCAAGCCGCTGCGGCCTCGGCAGCTGCAGGAGGTCGGCCGCCAGAGCTCATCGGACAGCGGCATCGCCACGGGCAGCCACTCCTCGTACTCGGGCAGCTTCTCCTCCTGCGCCGGCAGCAGCCTGGACGTGTGGCGCGCGGGCGACGAgttcggctccctgctcagcctgccgCCTGCGGCCGGGGGGTGCGAGCCCAGCCTGTGCGCCTGCCCGCCGGGGACAGCCGAGTACCAGGTGCCCACGGCCCTGCGGCACCATTATGACACGCCGCGCAGCCTGCGCCAGGCCCCCGGGGACCAGACCTCGGCTGTGCAGGGCAGCCTGGACGATGGTGGGGCCGGGGACTCGGGTGGCCAGATGTCCGCGGGGTGTCCCTCCGGCTGCCTGGGCGCGAGGCGGCGGGGACAGGTGGCGGAGGGCCCGGGCAGCGAGGCCCCTGTCGAGACCTGGGAGGCAGGCAGCCCCCATGCAGGGcctcctccagctttcttttccacCTGTCCGGCCTGTGGAGGACTCAAGGTAAACCCCCCTCCCTGA
- the DOK7 gene encoding protein Dok-7 isoform X2, with product MTEAALVEGQWKTRWLVLRKPSPVADCLLMLAYKDKSERAKGLRERSSLTLEDICGLEPGLPYEGLAHTLAIICLSQAVMLGFDSREAMCAWDARIRYALGEGTSLQLSWGSGSCPTSGAMGLCPMDSSLKAGPGVGTGSLRVPAFSIWWPLGPFCSGPAPWMLGPGRHGVWPPSAGAGVFFLSSAEGEQISFLFDCIVRGISPTKGPFGLRPVLPDPSPGGPAAAEERVAQEALEALRLEKRLSLLSHAGRLGSGGDDRSLSSSSSEASHSDVSAGGRLTAWPEPSSSSASTSQEGPGLAAAQASAETVPGTSRPPPKPLRPRQLQEVGRQSSSDSGIATGSHSSYSGSFSSCAGSSLDVWRAGDEFGSLLSLPPAAGGCEPSLCACPPGTAEYQVPTALRHHYDTPRSLRQAPGDQTSAVQGSLDDGGAGDSGGQMSAGCPSGCLGARRRGQVAEGPGSEAPVETWEAGSPHAGPPPAFFSTCPACGGLKVNPPP from the exons ACTGCCTGCTGATGCTGGCCTACAAGGACAAGTCGGAGCGAGCCAAGGGCCTCAGGGAGCGCAGCAGCCTGACGCTGGAGGACATCTGTGGCCTGGAGCCCGGCCTGCCCTACGAAGGCCTGGCCCACACGCTGGCCATCATCTGCCTGTCCCAGGCTGTCATGCTGGGCTTCGATAGCCGTGAGGCCATGTGCGCCTGGGATGCCCGGATCCGCTACGCGCTCGGCGAGG GGACATCCCTCCAGCTGTCATGGGGCAGTGGAAGCTGTCCGACCTCCGGCGCTATGGGGCTGTGCCCAATGGATTCATCTTTGAAGGCGGGACCAGGTGTGGGTACT GGTTCGCTCCGGGTTCCCGCGTTCTCCATCTGGTGGCCCCTGGGCCCATTCTGCAGCGGTCCCGCCCCGTGGATGCTGGGGCCGGGCCGACACGGGGTCTGGCCTCCCTCTGCAGGGGCCGGAGTCTTCTTCCTGTCCTCGGCCGAGGGAGAGCAGATCAGCTTCCTGTTCGACTGCATTGTCCGCGGCATCTCCCCGACCAAGGGCCCCTTCGGGCTGCGGCCGGTTCTCCCAG ACCCGAGCCCCGGGGGTCCTGCCGCTGCAGAGGAACGTGTGGCCCAGGAGGCCCTGGAGGCCCTGAGGCTGGAGAAGCGGCTCAGCCTCCTGTCGCACGCCGGTCGTCTGGGTAGCGGag GGGATGACCGCAGCCTGTCCAGCTCTTCCTCAGAGGCCAGCCACTCGGATGTCAGCGCCGGCGGCCGCCTCACCGCATGGCCAGAGCCTTCCTCGTCCTCGGCCAGCACGTCGCAGGAGGGTCCAGGGCTGGCCGCCGCCCAGGCCTCTGCGGAGACCGTGCCGGGCACCTCCAGGCCGCCCCCCAAGCCGCTGCGGCCTCGGCAGCTGCAGGAGGTCGGCCGCCAGAGCTCATCGGACAGCGGCATCGCCACGGGCAGCCACTCCTCGTACTCGGGCAGCTTCTCCTCCTGCGCCGGCAGCAGCCTGGACGTGTGGCGCGCGGGCGACGAgttcggctccctgctcagcctgccgCCTGCGGCCGGGGGGTGCGAGCCCAGCCTGTGCGCCTGCCCGCCGGGGACAGCCGAGTACCAGGTGCCCACGGCCCTGCGGCACCATTATGACACGCCGCGCAGCCTGCGCCAGGCCCCCGGGGACCAGACCTCGGCTGTGCAGGGCAGCCTGGACGATGGTGGGGCCGGGGACTCGGGTGGCCAGATGTCCGCGGGGTGTCCCTCCGGCTGCCTGGGCGCGAGGCGGCGGGGACAGGTGGCGGAGGGCCCGGGCAGCGAGGCCCCTGTCGAGACCTGGGAGGCAGGCAGCCCCCATGCAGGGcctcctccagctttcttttccacCTGTCCGGCCTGTGGAGGACTCAAGGTAAACCCCCCTCCCTGA
- the DOK7 gene encoding protein Dok-7 isoform X3: protein MLAYKDKSERAKGLRERSSLTLEDICGLEPGLPYEGLAHTLAIICLSQAVMLGFDSREAMCAWDARIRYALGEGTSLQLSWGSGSCPTSGAMGLCPMDSSLKAGPGVGTGSLRVPAFSIWWPLGPFCSGPAPWMLGPGRHGVWPPSAGAGVFFLSSAEGEQISFLFDCIVRGISPTKGPFGLRPVLPDPSPGGPAAAEERVAQEALEALRLEKRLSLLSHAGRLGSGGDDRSLSSSSSEASHSDVSAGGRLTAWPEPSSSSASTSQEGPGLAAAQASAETVPGTSRPPPKPLRPRQLQEVGRQSSSDSGIATGSHSSYSGSFSSCAGSSLDVWRAGDEFGSLLSLPPAAGGCEPSLCACPPGTAEYQVPTALRHHYDTPRSLRQAPGDQTSAVQGSLDDGGAGDSGGQMSAGCPSGCLGARRRGQVAEGPGSEAPVETWEAGSPHAGPPPAFFSTCPACGGLKVNPPP from the exons ATGCTGGCCTACAAGGACAAGTCGGAGCGAGCCAAGGGCCTCAGGGAGCGCAGCAGCCTGACGCTGGAGGACATCTGTGGCCTGGAGCCCGGCCTGCCCTACGAAGGCCTGGCCCACACGCTGGCCATCATCTGCCTGTCCCAGGCTGTCATGCTGGGCTTCGATAGCCGTGAGGCCATGTGCGCCTGGGATGCCCGGATCCGCTACGCGCTCGGCGAGG GGACATCCCTCCAGCTGTCATGGGGCAGTGGAAGCTGTCCGACCTCCGGCGCTATGGGGCTGTGCCCAATGGATTCATCTTTGAAGGCGGGACCAGGTGTGGGTACT GGTTCGCTCCGGGTTCCCGCGTTCTCCATCTGGTGGCCCCTGGGCCCATTCTGCAGCGGTCCCGCCCCGTGGATGCTGGGGCCGGGCCGACACGGGGTCTGGCCTCCCTCTGCAGGGGCCGGAGTCTTCTTCCTGTCCTCGGCCGAGGGAGAGCAGATCAGCTTCCTGTTCGACTGCATTGTCCGCGGCATCTCCCCGACCAAGGGCCCCTTCGGGCTGCGGCCGGTTCTCCCAG ACCCGAGCCCCGGGGGTCCTGCCGCTGCAGAGGAACGTGTGGCCCAGGAGGCCCTGGAGGCCCTGAGGCTGGAGAAGCGGCTCAGCCTCCTGTCGCACGCCGGTCGTCTGGGTAGCGGag GGGATGACCGCAGCCTGTCCAGCTCTTCCTCAGAGGCCAGCCACTCGGATGTCAGCGCCGGCGGCCGCCTCACCGCATGGCCAGAGCCTTCCTCGTCCTCGGCCAGCACGTCGCAGGAGGGTCCAGGGCTGGCCGCCGCCCAGGCCTCTGCGGAGACCGTGCCGGGCACCTCCAGGCCGCCCCCCAAGCCGCTGCGGCCTCGGCAGCTGCAGGAGGTCGGCCGCCAGAGCTCATCGGACAGCGGCATCGCCACGGGCAGCCACTCCTCGTACTCGGGCAGCTTCTCCTCCTGCGCCGGCAGCAGCCTGGACGTGTGGCGCGCGGGCGACGAgttcggctccctgctcagcctgccgCCTGCGGCCGGGGGGTGCGAGCCCAGCCTGTGCGCCTGCCCGCCGGGGACAGCCGAGTACCAGGTGCCCACGGCCCTGCGGCACCATTATGACACGCCGCGCAGCCTGCGCCAGGCCCCCGGGGACCAGACCTCGGCTGTGCAGGGCAGCCTGGACGATGGTGGGGCCGGGGACTCGGGTGGCCAGATGTCCGCGGGGTGTCCCTCCGGCTGCCTGGGCGCGAGGCGGCGGGGACAGGTGGCGGAGGGCCCGGGCAGCGAGGCCCCTGTCGAGACCTGGGAGGCAGGCAGCCCCCATGCAGGGcctcctccagctttcttttccacCTGTCCGGCCTGTGGAGGACTCAAGGTAAACCCCCCTCCCTGA